Proteins found in one Agaribacterium sp. ZY112 genomic segment:
- the ettA gene encoding energy-dependent translational throttle protein EttA: MAQYVYTMNRVGKVVPPKREILKDISLSFFPGAKIGVLGLNGAGKSTLLRIMAGLDTDISGEARPMPDIKVGYLPQEPQLNSDKDVRGNIEEGVQEAIDALNGLNDVYAAYAEPDADFDALAKKQARFEDTIQAWDAHNLEHKLDVAADALRLPPWDANVDTLSGGEKRRVALCRLLLSRPDMLLLDEPTNHLDAESVFWLERFLQEFTGTVVAITHDRYFLDNAAGWILELDRGHGIPYEGNYTNWLEQKEARLAQESRSEAAREKAVKAELEWVRKNPKGRQAKNKARLARFEEMQSQDFQTRNETNEIYIPPGERLGDKVIEFHNVCKGFGDRQLIDNLNFTVPKGAIVGIVGGNGAGKSTLFRMIKGTETPDSGEVVIGDTVQLAFVEQGREGLNDDESVWQAISGGADMLKIGNYEVSSRAYAGRFNFKGSDQQKRVGDLSGGERGRLHLANTLKQGANVLLLDEPSNDLDVETLRALEEAILAFPGSALVISHDRWFLDRVATHILAYEGDSEVVFFEGNYTEYHEDFVERKGENAQPQRMKYKPIKS; this comes from the coding sequence GTGGCTCAATACGTTTACACAATGAATCGCGTGGGTAAGGTTGTACCGCCCAAACGTGAAATTTTAAAAGACATAAGCCTTTCATTTTTCCCCGGCGCCAAGATTGGTGTTCTCGGTTTAAACGGTGCAGGTAAGTCGACCCTGCTGCGTATTATGGCTGGCCTCGATACCGACATTAGCGGCGAAGCGCGACCAATGCCGGATATTAAAGTTGGGTATCTTCCTCAAGAACCCCAACTCAACAGCGACAAAGACGTTCGTGGCAATATTGAAGAAGGCGTGCAAGAAGCTATCGATGCGCTGAATGGCCTTAATGATGTCTATGCGGCTTACGCCGAACCCGATGCCGACTTTGATGCCCTGGCTAAAAAACAGGCGAGATTCGAAGATACTATTCAGGCTTGGGATGCACACAACCTAGAACACAAACTTGACGTTGCAGCCGACGCCTTACGTTTACCACCTTGGGATGCCAATGTAGACACCTTAAGTGGTGGTGAAAAACGCCGTGTTGCTTTGTGCCGCTTATTATTAAGTCGCCCAGATATGTTGTTACTTGATGAGCCAACCAACCACTTGGATGCTGAATCAGTATTTTGGCTGGAGCGCTTTTTACAAGAATTCACCGGCACCGTGGTCGCTATTACCCATGACCGCTACTTCCTAGATAACGCAGCTGGCTGGATTCTAGAACTCGATCGAGGCCATGGCATTCCTTATGAAGGCAATTACACCAACTGGCTGGAACAAAAAGAAGCTCGTTTAGCACAAGAATCACGCAGCGAAGCCGCACGTGAAAAAGCCGTAAAAGCCGAATTAGAATGGGTGCGCAAAAACCCGAAAGGCCGCCAAGCTAAAAACAAAGCGCGTTTAGCTCGCTTTGAAGAAATGCAAAGCCAAGACTTTCAGACCCGCAACGAGACCAACGAAATCTACATTCCACCCGGTGAGCGCTTAGGCGACAAAGTCATTGAATTCCACAATGTTTGCAAAGGGTTTGGCGATAGACAACTGATCGACAATCTCAACTTCACCGTACCGAAAGGTGCCATTGTGGGTATTGTTGGTGGTAACGGCGCAGGTAAATCGACCTTATTCCGTATGATCAAAGGCACCGAAACGCCTGACAGCGGTGAAGTCGTTATCGGCGATACCGTACAGCTCGCCTTTGTCGAACAAGGTCGCGAAGGCCTTAACGACGACGAAAGTGTTTGGCAAGCCATCAGTGGCGGCGCCGATATGCTCAAAATCGGTAACTACGAAGTCAGCTCACGCGCTTACGCCGGTCGCTTTAACTTTAAAGGCAGTGACCAGCAAAAACGTGTTGGCGACTTATCCGGTGGTGAGCGCGGCCGTCTGCACTTGGCCAATACGCTTAAGCAAGGCGCTAACGTATTATTACTCGATGAGCCATCAAATGACCTCGACGTTGAAACCCTGCGCGCATTAGAAGAAGCTATTTTAGCCTTCCCAGGTTCTGCCTTGGTTATCTCGCACGACCGCTGGTTCCTAGATCGCGTAGCTACTCACA
- the nhaA gene encoding Na+/H+ antiporter NhaA: MNIIKRYFHHQLAGPLLLFGATFAALLFANAPLLTPYYKLLLSTPVEVKVGALEIAKPLLLWVNDGLMAFFFLLVGLELKREFLEGELSDKRNIILPGLGAIGGMAAPALIYAFINKDNPEALAGWAIPAATDIAFALGVLSLLGSRVPLSLKVFLTSLAIFDDVGAIIIIAMFYTANISSEALIIAAVCSAMLFTVNRSGITQLGPYVAIGLVMWVALLKSGVHATLAGVVIALFIPMRDPENPKRSPLKSLEHDLHSTVFFITLPIFAFCNAGINFSKVGLDQVLHGVPLGIAAGLFLGKQIGILLFCMLPVMLGWIKLPQGMTKFGLWGVSCICGIGFTMSLFIGSLAFQETGVDMVYDERLGILIGSLLSGVLGYLVLNWSLPKQAKGSN, encoded by the coding sequence ATGAACATAATTAAACGGTATTTCCACCATCAGCTAGCTGGCCCGCTCTTGCTATTCGGAGCTACTTTTGCCGCGCTGTTGTTTGCCAATGCACCATTATTAACACCCTATTATAAGTTACTGTTGAGCACGCCCGTTGAGGTCAAAGTTGGTGCATTAGAAATCGCTAAGCCCTTATTGCTTTGGGTGAATGATGGTTTGATGGCCTTTTTCTTCTTGTTAGTAGGTTTGGAGTTAAAGCGAGAATTTTTAGAAGGTGAGCTCAGCGATAAGCGAAATATCATTTTGCCTGGCTTAGGGGCTATTGGTGGCATGGCTGCACCGGCCTTAATTTATGCTTTTATCAATAAAGATAATCCAGAGGCGCTGGCTGGTTGGGCTATTCCTGCGGCGACTGATATCGCGTTTGCCTTGGGTGTATTGTCTCTTTTAGGTTCAAGAGTACCTTTAAGTTTAAAAGTATTTTTAACCTCGCTGGCCATTTTTGATGATGTTGGTGCCATCATTATTATTGCGATGTTTTATACCGCTAATATTAGTAGCGAGGCCTTAATTATCGCCGCGGTTTGTAGCGCGATGTTATTTACCGTTAATCGATCAGGTATCACTCAGTTGGGACCTTATGTCGCTATTGGTTTGGTGATGTGGGTGGCTCTATTAAAATCGGGTGTTCACGCAACCTTAGCGGGTGTTGTGATTGCCTTGTTTATTCCTATGCGCGATCCAGAAAATCCTAAGCGCTCTCCGCTTAAGTCGCTTGAGCACGATTTACATAGCACGGTGTTTTTTATCACCTTGCCTATTTTTGCTTTCTGTAATGCGGGGATTAACTTTTCTAAAGTGGGGCTTGATCAGGTATTGCACGGCGTGCCCTTAGGTATTGCAGCGGGGCTTTTCCTCGGTAAGCAAATAGGCATTCTTTTATTTTGTATGCTTCCTGTGATGCTGGGCTGGATTAAATTACCTCAAGGTATGACTAAGTTTGGTTTGTGGGGGGTAAGCTGTATCTGTGGTATCGGTTTTACAATGAGCTTGTTTATTGGCTCCTTGGCTTTTCAGGAAACAGGCGTCGACATGGTTTATGACGAGCGTTTGGGGATTTTGATCGGTTCTTTATTATCCGGTGTGCTGGGTTATCTTGTTTTAAATTGGTCTTTACCCAAACAGGCAAAGGGCTCTAATTAA